A single genomic interval of Shewanella psychropiezotolerans harbors:
- a CDS encoding DUF1097 domain-containing protein: MENRWQVAISAGLLAAVWAGVADSFSLVTWIGFLACSTYFAQPKPGFQGVLMSWATNLSGVFWAWIVISGSGYFESAFVGYLLTGIVTSGMCLQASYHKLAFIPGAFIGCCITFAMVGDISNILPALILGALLGYSMVLLTGQLVSLTQRWRAFMGTSTANKVTAQTTTND; this comes from the coding sequence ATGGAAAATCGTTGGCAAGTCGCCATTTCGGCGGGTCTACTTGCGGCTGTTTGGGCCGGCGTCGCCGATTCATTCAGTCTAGTCACTTGGATAGGCTTTCTAGCCTGTAGTACCTATTTCGCTCAACCTAAACCAGGTTTTCAAGGCGTACTCATGAGTTGGGCAACTAACCTGTCGGGTGTGTTTTGGGCCTGGATCGTGATCAGCGGCAGTGGTTATTTTGAGTCGGCTTTTGTGGGGTATTTACTCACAGGTATCGTCACATCTGGCATGTGTCTTCAAGCAAGCTATCATAAACTCGCCTTCATTCCCGGCGCCTTTATCGGTTGCTGTATTACTTTCGCTATGGTTGGTGATATTTCCAATATTTTGCCAGCATTAATACTGGGCGCACTGCTTGGTTACTCCATGGTCTTATTAACCGGACAACTTGTTAGTCTGACTCAGAGATGGCGCGCGTTTATGGGGACATCAACTGCAAATAAAGTCACCGCTCAAACGACCACTAACGATTAA
- a CDS encoding GMC family oxidoreductase N-terminal domain-containing protein, which produces MCNLVGNGKQPDTERVDVIIVGTGPGGASVAKKLAEVGQSVVMLEWGDDAPLTGQLSQMVKIAGIPGRGALMHADMSLLMRGITVGGSSAINFATAMAPPLAMFQKYGIDLTQDLAAMSQELPINTLPDHLIGPLAGRIHQGALSLGHDWQKLQKFVHIDKCRASCHRCTYGCPFDAKWTAREFVDSAIKSAAALVTKAKVTRVLQRDGRVLGVEYHQAGSVHTLLGDKVILAAGGVGSPRILQNSCLASVGLDTFGFDQAGKDYFVDPVIAVMGTVNDLECNPDQMGGQEIPMAAGMHLSDEGITLADLTLPKPLYLAFATQVGRVDRLMAHDKTLSIMVKVKDELGGKISQKWLNKSLTSDDKFRLARGTELARSILTEAGATKIFNSHHFAAHPGGGAKIGELVDENLETGVKGLFVCDASVIPESWGLPPSYTLLCLGHRLGRYLS; this is translated from the coding sequence GTGTGCAACTTGGTAGGGAATGGCAAGCAGCCTGATACAGAAAGAGTCGATGTCATCATAGTTGGAACAGGACCGGGTGGTGCAAGTGTGGCTAAAAAACTCGCCGAAGTCGGGCAATCTGTGGTGATGCTGGAATGGGGCGATGATGCACCTCTGACTGGTCAATTGTCTCAGATGGTGAAGATTGCCGGAATTCCGGGCCGAGGAGCTTTGATGCATGCCGACATGTCACTGCTGATGCGTGGCATTACCGTCGGCGGCAGCTCGGCGATTAACTTTGCTACGGCCATGGCACCGCCGCTAGCCATGTTTCAAAAGTACGGCATAGACCTGACACAAGACTTAGCGGCCATGAGTCAAGAGCTGCCCATCAATACCTTGCCCGATCATCTTATTGGCCCGTTAGCGGGCCGGATCCATCAGGGGGCGTTGTCTCTAGGACACGATTGGCAGAAATTGCAGAAATTTGTCCATATAGATAAATGCCGTGCATCTTGTCATCGCTGTACCTATGGTTGCCCCTTTGATGCCAAATGGACGGCGCGTGAATTTGTCGATTCAGCCATAAAGAGCGCAGCGGCCTTAGTGACGAAAGCTAAGGTGACGCGGGTATTACAAAGAGATGGGCGGGTCCTAGGCGTCGAATATCATCAAGCTGGCAGTGTGCATACTCTGCTTGGGGACAAGGTCATTCTTGCGGCGGGTGGCGTGGGCTCGCCGAGAATATTGCAGAACTCATGTTTAGCATCAGTGGGTTTAGATACATTCGGTTTTGATCAAGCTGGTAAAGATTACTTTGTCGACCCTGTGATTGCCGTGATGGGAACGGTGAATGATCTGGAGTGCAACCCAGATCAGATGGGCGGGCAAGAGATCCCCATGGCCGCAGGCATGCATTTGAGCGATGAAGGTATAACGCTTGCGGATCTCACCTTGCCTAAGCCTTTGTATCTGGCGTTTGCGACGCAAGTGGGTCGCGTAGACAGGCTTATGGCACACGACAAAACCTTAAGTATCATGGTGAAGGTTAAAGATGAGCTGGGCGGGAAAATAAGTCAGAAATGGCTCAATAAATCACTGACCTCAGATGATAAATTCAGGCTGGCTCGTGGTACTGAGCTTGCCCGAAGTATTCTGACTGAGGCGGGGGCGACTAAGATATTTAATAGTCATCACTTTGCTGCACATCCCGGGGGCGGCGCCAAGATAGGTGAACTGGTGGATGAAAATCTGGAGACGGGAGTCAAAGGCTTGTTTGTCTGTGACGCCTCGGTCATTCCTGAGTCCTGGGGGCTTCCTCCGAGTTATACGCTTCTGTGTTTAGGCCATCGTTTAGGTCGATACCTATCATGA
- a CDS encoding cupredoxin domain-containing protein, whose product MTVSFAVSAETIKLVNSAGEAMKNMVVYLQPKLLVGSQSELAGESVDNMAAPLEVHQRNKQFTPYITVVQKGYELQFVNDDDITHHIYSAAGPKRFSFKLRKDNATKSMVFDRVGHVSMGCNVHDWMSGHLLVVDTPYFGLTDEKGRVSFANTPDADYTLVIWHPQLSSQDNSLSQGVTLPLTQALTITVSALMGDIPSQKSLDDFEFLEGY is encoded by the coding sequence ATGACGGTAAGTTTTGCTGTGAGTGCAGAAACAATCAAGCTGGTAAATTCGGCCGGTGAGGCGATGAAAAATATGGTGGTCTATCTGCAACCGAAACTCCTTGTTGGGTCTCAGTCAGAACTTGCTGGGGAGAGTGTTGATAACATGGCTGCGCCGCTAGAAGTCCATCAGAGAAATAAGCAATTTACCCCTTATATTACAGTGGTGCAAAAAGGCTATGAGTTGCAATTTGTCAACGATGATGATATCACTCACCACATCTATTCCGCGGCGGGGCCCAAGCGCTTCTCCTTTAAGTTACGCAAAGATAACGCCACTAAAAGCATGGTGTTTGATCGGGTAGGCCATGTCTCCATGGGATGTAATGTTCATGATTGGATGAGTGGCCATCTGCTGGTGGTTGACACGCCTTACTTTGGTTTAACCGATGAGAAGGGACGGGTTAGCTTCGCCAATACACCTGATGCCGATTATACTTTAGTGATCTGGCACCCTCAGCTATCAAGTCAAGACAACAGCTTGTCACAGGGGGTGACTCTGCCGCTGACACAGGCGTTAACCATCACAGTTTCAGCCCTTATGGGGGATATTCCGTCCCAGAAGAGCCTGGATGACTTTGAGTTTTTGGAAGGTTATTGA
- a CDS encoding EAL domain-containing protein, translating into MFGLFNRIQTRIFAFFVILLVAVQAISFSITFYANKRLEQEQLKNQRSVAELVFKSEYNDRNYYLSAFAETAAKDFGLKDIFIDGDRRSFLVALNNHRKRINADIAIAVDKEGEIIGELMLNTKGMEKGKVRVGPEQGEVFRYQLGSEFQGANPFYPLEDNIYQIKFAPLTSGANNVIGWVGFGFIIGDELARSLHMKTGLNAGFMVTSSGQTNQLISLSAERLNTYDYRAVSDYIRDGQLNDEYVLWHQALGEVNEKQLHAFMYLTRYDVLESFQKQWLQQLGLIVLMLPISLLLAFVISSGVTKPIKLLIEQARYIAKGNYNSKVQVGNSIEMQELAEEFTVMQRAILSRESKIAFQAYHDPLTNLANKNELERVTQPWFDAKSAVAICLINIKRMTEVNGTLGHVVGDEVIKEIGRRLSSIDDISLVCRMSGDEFVLAFKDTFPKALRSLLAKVQKNIEAEYRYQDISLHLQLTIGVSFVHYPSDLETLLRQADTAMQHAKKNKLEQQIYNQQIDVNTLERLQLINELKSAIQHGELVLFYQPKLDLTLNKVTHVEALVRWQHPDRGMIPPDEFIPIAEQMGQMNALTRWVMNEAIDQYLSWKAQGIDLGIAINISAENLKDANFCQYVLDVISDRNVPIEALTLEITEDAVVSDPENAIKQLKVLKKYGLKLSIDDYGTGYSSLAQLKQLPVDELKIDKSFVQNLMVNLDDQIIVNSTLQLAHSLGLRVVAEGIEDEGALKWLAERGCEMGQGYYLSKPADADTLVAWLAKSGY; encoded by the coding sequence ATGTTCGGTCTATTCAATCGAATACAGACGCGCATATTTGCCTTCTTCGTGATCTTATTGGTCGCGGTACAGGCTATCTCATTCTCCATCACTTTTTACGCCAATAAACGCTTGGAGCAAGAGCAGTTAAAAAATCAACGCTCGGTGGCCGAATTGGTGTTTAAGTCCGAGTACAACGACCGAAATTATTACCTCTCGGCCTTCGCGGAAACTGCGGCCAAAGACTTCGGCCTCAAAGATATCTTTATCGATGGCGACAGACGCAGCTTCCTGGTGGCATTGAATAATCACAGGAAGCGTATCAATGCGGATATTGCTATCGCCGTGGACAAGGAAGGTGAAATTATCGGTGAGCTGATGCTCAACACTAAAGGGATGGAGAAGGGAAAGGTGAGAGTCGGACCCGAGCAAGGCGAGGTATTTCGCTATCAGTTGGGCAGTGAATTTCAGGGAGCCAATCCTTTTTATCCCCTGGAAGATAACATATATCAGATTAAATTCGCCCCGTTAACCAGTGGGGCCAACAATGTCATCGGTTGGGTGGGGTTTGGCTTCATCATTGGCGATGAATTAGCGCGTTCACTACATATGAAAACCGGACTCAATGCCGGTTTTATGGTGACATCTTCGGGGCAAACAAATCAGTTAATCAGCTTGTCAGCCGAACGGTTAAATACCTATGATTATCGGGCCGTGTCTGATTATATTCGAGATGGTCAACTGAATGACGAATATGTGTTGTGGCATCAAGCACTCGGAGAGGTAAACGAAAAACAGCTGCATGCTTTCATGTATCTGACCCGTTATGACGTGCTCGAGTCATTTCAGAAACAATGGCTACAGCAACTTGGCTTAATCGTCTTGATGTTACCCATCTCCTTGTTGCTGGCGTTCGTCATATCCAGTGGTGTGACTAAACCGATTAAATTATTGATTGAGCAGGCGAGATATATTGCCAAGGGTAATTACAACTCTAAGGTGCAGGTGGGCAATAGCATAGAGATGCAAGAGCTAGCCGAAGAGTTTACTGTGATGCAGCGGGCGATTCTCAGCCGGGAAAGCAAGATTGCCTTTCAGGCCTACCACGATCCATTGACTAACTTAGCCAACAAGAACGAGCTAGAACGTGTGACTCAGCCCTGGTTTGACGCTAAATCGGCCGTGGCTATCTGTTTGATCAACATTAAGCGCATGACCGAGGTGAATGGCACCTTAGGACATGTGGTGGGAGATGAGGTGATAAAAGAGATAGGGCGACGCTTGTCTTCTATCGATGATATCAGCCTAGTGTGTCGTATGAGCGGCGATGAATTCGTATTAGCCTTTAAAGACACTTTTCCTAAGGCTCTGCGTAGCTTACTGGCTAAGGTGCAGAAAAATATCGAAGCCGAATATCGCTATCAAGACATCTCCTTGCATCTACAGTTGACCATCGGCGTGAGCTTTGTTCATTATCCCAGTGATTTAGAAACCTTGCTCCGTCAAGCCGATACGGCGATGCAACATGCTAAGAAGAATAAGCTGGAGCAACAGATCTATAATCAACAAATAGATGTGAACACCTTAGAGCGATTGCAGCTGATCAACGAACTCAAATCTGCCATACAGCACGGGGAATTGGTGCTGTTTTACCAGCCTAAGTTAGATTTAACCTTGAATAAGGTGACCCATGTGGAGGCACTGGTGCGTTGGCAGCATCCCGACAGGGGAATGATCCCTCCCGATGAGTTTATTCCTATTGCCGAGCAGATGGGGCAGATGAACGCGTTAACCCGTTGGGTGATGAATGAAGCTATCGATCAATATCTGAGTTGGAAAGCCCAAGGTATAGATTTAGGCATAGCGATAAACATCTCGGCGGAGAACTTAAAAGATGCCAATTTTTGTCAATATGTGCTGGATGTTATCTCAGATAGAAATGTGCCAATAGAAGCGTTAACCTTAGAGATCACCGAAGATGCCGTGGTGTCCGATCCTGAGAATGCCATCAAGCAACTCAAGGTGCTGAAAAAGTATGGTTTGAAGTTATCTATCGATGATTATGGCACGGGTTACTCGTCTCTGGCTCAGCTTAAGCAGTTACCCGTGGATGAGTTAAAGATAGACAAGTCATTTGTGCAAAACCTGATGGTTAACTTAGATGACCAAATCATAGTGAACTCGACCTTACAGTTGGCCCACAGCTTAGGTTTACGTGTCGTCGCCGAAGGCATTGAAGATGAGGGCGCGCTGAAATGGCTCGCCGAGAGAGGTTGTGAAATGGGGCAAGGCTATTATCTCTCTAAGCCAGCCGATGCCGACACCTTAGTCGCTTGGTTGGCAAAGTCAGGTTACTGA